A stretch of Onychomys torridus chromosome 2, mOncTor1.1, whole genome shotgun sequence DNA encodes these proteins:
- the Lingo2 gene encoding leucine-rich repeat and immunoglobulin-like domain-containing nogo receptor-interacting protein 2, translating to MLHSAVPCWQPFLGLAMVLLFMGSTIGCPARCECSAQNKSVSCHRRRLIAIPEGIPIETKILDLSKNRLKSINPEEFISYPLLEEIDLSDNIITNVEPGAFNNLFNLRSLRLKGNRLKLVPLGVFTGLSNLTKLDISENKIVILLDYMFQDLHNLKSLEVGDNDLVYISHRAFSGLLSLEQLTLEKCNLTAVPTEALSHLRSLITLHLKHLNINNMPVYAFKRLFHLKHLEIDYWPLLDMMPANSLYGLNLTSLSITNTNLSTVPFLAFKHLVYLTNLNLSYNPISTIEAGMFSDLIRLQELHIVGAQLRTIEPHSFQGLRFLRVLNVSQNLLETLEENVFSSPRALEVLSINNNPLACDCRLLWLLQRQPTLQFGGQQPMCAGPDTIRERSFKDFHSTALSFYFTCKKPKIREKKLQHLLVDEGQTVQLECNADGDPQPVISWVTPRRRFITAKSNGRATVLGDGTLEIRFAQDQDSGMYVCIASNAAGNDSFTASLTVKGFTSDRFLYANRTPMYMTDSNDTVSNGTNANTFSLDLKTILVSTAMGCFTFLGVVLFCFLLLFVWSRGKGKHKNSIDLEYVPRKNNGAVVEGEVAGPRRFNMKMI from the coding sequence ATGCTTCACTCGGCCGTACCATGCTGGCAGCCATTCCTGGGTCTGGCTATGGTGTTACTCTTCATGGGATCCACCATCGGCTGTCCTGCTCGCTGTGAGTGCTCTGCCCAGAATAAATCTGTTAGCTGCCACAGAAGACGTTTGATTGCCATCCCAGAAGGTATTCCCATTGAAACTAAAATCTTGGACCTCAGCAAAAACAGGTTAAAAAGCATAAACCCTGAAGAATTCATATCATATCCTCTCTTGGAGGAGATAGACTTGAGTGACAACATCATCACCAATGTGGAGCCTGGAGCATTTAACAACCTCTTTAATCTGCGTTCCCTCCGTCTGAAAGGCAATCGCCTTAAGTTGGTACCGTTGGGCGTATTCACTGGACTGTCCAACCTCACCAAGCTTGACATTAGTGAGAATAAGATTGTCATTTTGCTGGACTACATGTTCCAGGATCTACATAACCTGAAGTCTCTAGAAGTGGGGGACAATGATTTGGTTTATATATCACACAGGGCCTTCAGCGGACTACTTAGCTTGGAACAGCTCACCCTGGAGAAGTGCAATTTAACAGCAGTACCAACAGAAGCCCTTTCCCATCTCCGCAGCCTCATCACCCTGCATCTGAAGCATCTTAATATTAACAATATGCCTGTGTATGCCTTTAAAAGATTGTTCCACCTGAAACACCTAGAGATTGACTATTGGCCTTTGCTAGACATGATGCCAGCCAATAGCCTCTATGGTCTCAACCTCACATCCCTTTCCATCACTAACACCAACCTGTCCACTGTCCCCTTCCTTGCCTTTAAACACTTGGTCTACCTGACCAACCTTAACCTCTCCTACAATCCCATCAGCACTATTGAAGCAGGCATGTTCTCTGACCTGATCCGCCTACAGGAACTTCATATAGTGGGGGCCCAGCTCCGCACCATTGAGCCTCACTCCTTCCAAGGGCTCCGCTTCCTCCGTGTGCTCAATGTGTCTCAGAACCTGCTGGAAACATTGGAAGAGAACGTCTTCTCCTCCCCTAGGGCTTTGGAGGTCCTGAGCATTAACAACAACCCACTAGCCTGTGACTGccgactcctctggctcctacaacgaCAGCCCACCCTACAGTTTGGGGGCCAGCAGCCCATGTGTGCCGGGCCAGACACCATCCGTGAGAGGTCATTTAAGGATTTCCATAGCActgcactttctttttattttacctgCAAAAAGCCCAAAATCCGTGAAAAGAAGTTACAGCATCTACTAGTGGATGAGGGACAGACAGTTCAGCTGGAGTGCAATGCCgatggagacccacagccagtGATTTCTTGGGTGACACCCCGAAGGCGTTTTATCACTGCCAAGTCCAATGGAAGGGCCACTGTGTTGGGTGATGGCACCTTGGAAATCCGTTTTGCCCAGGATCAAGACAGTGGCATGTATGTTTGCATTGCTAGCAATGCTGCCGGGAATGACAGCTTCACCGCCTCTCTCACTGTAAAGGGATTCACTTCAGACCGCTTCCTTTACGCAAACAGGACCCCTATGTACATGACCGACTCCAATGACACCGTTTCCAATGGCACTAATGCCAATACTTTTTCCCTGGACCTTAAAACAATACTGGTATCTACAGCCATGGGCTGTTTCACATTCCtgggtgtggttttattttgttttctccttctttttgtgTGGAGCCGAGGGAAAGGCAAACACAAAAACAGCATTGACCTTGAGTATGTGCCCCGAAAAAACAATGGTGCTGTTGTGGAAGGGGAGGTGGCTGGACCCAGGAGGTTCAACATGAAAATGATATAA